The following are from one region of the Paraglaciecola sp. L1A13 genome:
- a CDS encoding RraA family protein, which translates to MLTMADFVKVSPCEYSEGLGREQFVDSAIGELWPQMPRIAGPAFTVKCAKGDHLSLHAAIYRAAPGDIIVVEADSDFASAGGNVCAIAQQRGIVGFVIDGLIRDLGEVRDLQFPVYAKGVMPKPAKKEQILPFNQPIMCGGVRICAGDIVVADEDGIAVIPKDQAEEVYRLGKARTDKDAAMTLEQWQQAHQAKIESTLKALGFEG; encoded by the coding sequence TATTCTGAAGGGTTGGGGCGTGAACAATTTGTAGACAGTGCCATTGGTGAATTATGGCCACAGATGCCGCGTATCGCGGGGCCTGCATTTACCGTGAAATGTGCCAAAGGCGATCATTTAAGCTTGCATGCTGCAATATACCGCGCTGCACCAGGCGATATTATAGTTGTCGAAGCAGATTCAGATTTTGCTAGCGCAGGCGGTAACGTTTGTGCGATTGCACAGCAACGCGGCATAGTGGGATTCGTTATCGATGGTCTTATACGCGATTTAGGCGAAGTACGGGATCTGCAATTTCCTGTGTATGCCAAGGGTGTTATGCCCAAGCCAGCAAAAAAAGAGCAAATTTTACCTTTTAACCAACCAATAATGTGCGGCGGAGTGCGTATTTGTGCCGGCGATATCGTAGTGGCAGACGAAGACGGAATCGCGGTGATACCGAAAGACCAAGCCGAAGAGGTTTATCGCTTGGGCAAAGCCCGAACTGATAAAGATGCTGCAATGACCCTAGAGCAATGGCAACAAGCGCATCAGGCCAAAATTGAGTCTACGCTTAAAGCGTTGGGCTTCGAAGGTTAA
- the rplA gene encoding 50S ribosomal protein L1 translates to MAKLTKRARLVREKVVATKEYEFNEAVSLLKELASAKFAESVDVAVNLGIDARKSDQNVRGATVLPNGTGKEVRVAVFTQGANVEAAKAAGADIVGMEDLAELVKKGEMNFDVVVASPDAMRVVGMLGQILGPRGLMPNPKTGTVTPDVATAVKNAKAGQVRYRNDKNGIIHASIGKIAFEANQIEENLSALIEAVKKAKPSSAKGIYIKKISLSTTMGAGITIDQASLATTA, encoded by the coding sequence ATGGCTAAATTAACGAAACGCGCTCGCCTTGTACGTGAAAAAGTTGTAGCGACGAAAGAATACGAATTCAATGAAGCGGTAAGCTTGTTGAAAGAACTTGCTTCTGCAAAGTTCGCTGAAAGTGTTGATGTTGCGGTAAACCTTGGCATCGATGCACGTAAATCTGACCAGAACGTACGTGGTGCAACTGTACTACCTAACGGAACTGGTAAAGAGGTACGTGTTGCAGTATTCACTCAAGGTGCAAACGTTGAAGCCGCTAAAGCAGCTGGTGCCGACATCGTTGGTATGGAAGACTTAGCAGAGCTAGTTAAGAAAGGCGAGATGAACTTCGACGTTGTTGTTGCTTCTCCTGACGCTATGCGTGTTGTAGGCATGTTAGGTCAAATCTTAGGCCCACGTGGTCTTATGCCTAACCCTAAAACTGGTACAGTAACCCCAGACGTAGCGACAGCAGTTAAAAATGCTAAAGCTGGTCAGGTTCGTTACCGTAACGACAAGAATGGTATTATTCATGCCAGCATCGGTAAGATCGCGTTTGAAGCGAATCAAATCGAAGAAAACTTGTCAGCTTTAATTGAAGCGGTTAAGAAAGCTAAGCCTTCATCGGCTAAAGGCATATACATTAAGAAAATAAGCTTGAGCACAACTATGGGCGCTGGTATTACCATCGACCAAGCTAGTTTAGCAACAACAGCTTAA
- the rplL gene encoding 50S ribosomal protein L7/L12, whose product MALTKEDILNAIAEMPVMDLVELIEAAEEKFGVTATAAVAAAAPAAAGEAAAEQTEFDVVLTSFGGNKVAVIKAVRSATGLGLKEAKEVVESAPKAIKEGVTKQEAEELKKTLEEAGAEVELK is encoded by the coding sequence ATGGCTCTAACCAAAGAAGATATTTTAAACGCGATTGCTGAAATGCCAGTAATGGACCTTGTTGAGCTTATCGAAGCTGCAGAAGAGAAATTCGGTGTAACAGCTACTGCTGCTGTTGCTGCTGCTGCTCCTGCTGCTGCTGGCGAAGCTGCTGCTGAACAAACTGAATTCGATGTTGTTTTAACATCTTTCGGTGGTAACAAAGTTGCAGTAATCAAAGCTGTTCGTAGCGCAACTGGTCTTGGCTTGAAAGAAGCTAAAGAAGTAGTTGAGTCTGCACCTAAAGCTATTAAAGAAGGTGTGACTAAGCAAGAAGCTGAAGAACTTAAGAAGACGCTTGAAGAAGCTGGCGCTGAAGTTGAGCTTAAGTAA
- the rpoB gene encoding DNA-directed RNA polymerase subunit beta, producing the protein MVYSYSEKKRIRKDFGKRPQVLEIPYLLSIQLDSFKKFIDLDVDGQHGLEAAFRSVFPIKSYSGNAELQYVSYRLGEPVFDVKECQIRGVTFSAPLRVKLRLVLFDREAAPGTVKDIKEQEVYMGEIPLMTDNGTFVINGTERVIVSQLHRSPGVFFDHDKGKTHSSGKVLYNARVIPYRGSWLDFEFDPKDNLYVRIDRRRKLPATIMLRALEIPTEEILGLFFEKNQVRVDGNRFMSDIVPDRLRGETAQFDILDLEGNVLVESGRRISARHTRALEKANIVELEVPAEYLVGRVFACDYVDKETGELVVAANDLLTLENILALTEAGYKSFETLYINELDHGAYISDTLRIDSSTNRLEALVEIYRMMRPGEPPTKDAAETLFNNLFFSEDRYDLSSVGRMKFNRRLGRESSIGSGTLDKDDIVDVMKQLITIRDGKDDVDDIDHLGNRRIRSVGEMAENQFRVGLVRVERAVKERLSLGDLDAVMPQDLINAKPISAAVKEFFGSSQLSQFMDQNNPLSEVTHKRRISALGPGGLTRERAGFEVRDVHPTHYGRVCPIETPEGPNIGLINSLASYARTNDFGFLETPYRKIVDGVVTDEIDYLSAIEEGQFSIAQANVVLDENGRLEDDLIPCRHRGETTLKESSEITYMDVSPQQIVSVAASIIPFLEHDDANRALMGANMQRQAVPTLRAEKPLVGTGMEKIVAVDSGVTVVAKRGGNVDYVDASRIVIKVNEEETVAGEAGIDIYNLTKYTRSNQNTCINQRPTCNVGEPIVAGDVLADGPSTDLGELALGQNMRIAFMPWNGYNFEDSILISERVAMEDRFTTIHIQELSCVARDTKLGPEEISSDIPNVGESALGKLDESGVVYIGAEVKGGDILVGKVTPKGETQLTPEEKLLRAIFGEKASDVKDTSLRVPNSVRGTVIDVQVFTRDGVEKDKRALEIEGMQLRQVKKDLSDEFNILADGIFARAKNLLLKDGIEESRLESAQREKWFDLTLSNDDSQAELEQIADQFIEIKADFDKKFEIKRRKITQGDDLQPGVLKIVKVYLAVKRQIQPGDKMAGRHGNKGVISTIKPVEDMPYDSDGTPVDIVLNPLGVPSRMNIGQILETHLGMAAHGIGVKIDRMLKEHEEMTKLRGFLKEVYGAGKSRQVVDLDNFTDDEINRLADNLRKGVPMATPVFDGATEAEIKHMLTLADIPESGQITLFDGRTGRAFERPVTVGYMYMLKLNHLVDDKMHARSTGSYSLVTQQPLGGKAQFGGQRFGEMEVWALEAYGAAYTLQEMLTVKSDDVNGRTKMYKNIVDGDHRMDPGMPESFNVLLKEIRSLGINIELEEQ; encoded by the coding sequence ATGGTTTACTCTTATAGCGAAAAGAAACGTATCCGTAAGGATTTTGGCAAACGCCCACAGGTATTGGAAATACCGTATCTACTTTCAATCCAGCTTGATTCTTTTAAAAAGTTTATTGACCTTGACGTCGATGGTCAGCATGGACTGGAAGCAGCATTTAGATCAGTTTTCCCAATAAAAAGTTACTCTGGTAACGCAGAATTACAGTACGTAAGTTACCGTTTAGGTGAGCCCGTATTTGATGTTAAAGAATGTCAAATCCGTGGTGTAACCTTTTCAGCACCTTTGCGTGTTAAATTGCGTTTAGTGTTGTTCGATCGTGAAGCAGCACCAGGCACAGTTAAAGACATCAAAGAGCAAGAAGTTTATATGGGCGAAATACCGCTCATGACTGATAATGGAACTTTCGTCATCAACGGTACTGAGCGAGTTATCGTATCTCAGTTACACCGTTCGCCAGGCGTATTCTTTGATCACGATAAAGGTAAAACTCACTCATCAGGTAAAGTGTTATATAACGCGCGCGTTATTCCTTACCGTGGTTCGTGGTTAGACTTTGAATTTGACCCTAAAGATAACCTTTATGTCCGTATCGATAGACGTCGCAAGTTACCCGCGACTATCATGCTACGTGCATTAGAAATACCTACCGAAGAGATCCTTGGTTTGTTCTTTGAGAAGAACCAAGTCCGTGTCGATGGTAATCGTTTCATGTCTGATATCGTGCCTGATCGCCTACGTGGTGAAACAGCACAATTTGATATCTTAGATTTGGAAGGAAACGTGCTTGTAGAATCAGGCCGTCGTATTTCAGCTCGTCATACTCGAGCGCTTGAAAAAGCTAATATCGTTGAACTTGAAGTTCCAGCAGAGTATTTAGTTGGCCGTGTATTCGCGTGTGATTATGTGGATAAAGAAACTGGCGAACTAGTTGTTGCTGCGAACGACCTGTTGACTCTTGAAAATATTTTAGCGCTTACAGAAGCCGGATATAAGAGTTTTGAAACTTTGTATATCAACGAACTTGATCACGGCGCTTATATTTCTGACACCTTGCGTATTGATAGCTCAACAAACCGCTTAGAAGCGTTAGTTGAAATCTACCGTATGATGCGTCCTGGTGAGCCACCGACTAAAGACGCCGCAGAAACATTGTTCAATAACTTGTTCTTCTCTGAAGACCGTTATGACCTTTCTTCTGTTGGTCGTATGAAGTTCAACCGTCGTTTAGGTCGTGAGTCTTCAATTGGTTCAGGTACGTTAGATAAAGACGATATAGTCGATGTAATGAAGCAACTGATCACGATTCGTGACGGTAAAGATGACGTTGATGATATCGATCACTTGGGTAACCGACGTATTCGTTCTGTTGGCGAGATGGCTGAAAACCAATTCCGTGTTGGTCTAGTTCGTGTTGAACGTGCCGTTAAGGAACGTTTGAGCTTAGGCGATTTAGATGCGGTTATGCCACAAGATCTTATTAACGCTAAGCCTATTTCGGCAGCGGTAAAAGAGTTCTTCGGCTCAAGCCAGTTATCTCAGTTTATGGATCAGAACAACCCGTTGTCTGAAGTAACCCATAAACGTCGTATTTCAGCCTTAGGCCCGGGCGGTCTAACACGTGAGCGTGCAGGCTTTGAAGTACGAGATGTACATCCGACTCACTATGGTCGAGTATGTCCAATCGAAACACCTGAGGGACCGAACATCGGTTTGATCAACTCATTGGCGAGTTATGCTCGTACCAATGACTTTGGTTTCCTTGAAACACCGTATCGTAAGATAGTTGACGGTGTTGTGACTGACGAAATCGATTACTTATCAGCAATCGAAGAAGGTCAATTCTCAATCGCACAGGCTAACGTCGTGTTGGATGAGAATGGTCGTCTTGAAGATGATTTGATCCCTTGTCGTCACCGTGGTGAAACAACATTAAAAGAAAGCTCAGAGATCACCTATATGGATGTATCTCCACAGCAAATCGTTTCTGTTGCTGCCAGTATTATCCCGTTCTTAGAACACGATGATGCTAACCGAGCCTTGATGGGTGCGAACATGCAACGTCAAGCTGTTCCTACATTGCGTGCTGAAAAGCCGTTGGTAGGTACTGGTATGGAAAAAATCGTAGCAGTAGATTCGGGTGTTACAGTTGTTGCTAAACGTGGTGGTAATGTTGACTACGTTGATGCGAGCCGTATCGTTATAAAAGTTAATGAAGAAGAAACCGTTGCCGGCGAAGCAGGCATCGATATCTACAACTTAACCAAATATACCCGTTCTAACCAAAACACCTGTATCAATCAGCGTCCTACTTGTAATGTTGGTGAGCCAATTGTTGCGGGTGATGTGCTAGCTGATGGTCCGTCTACGGATTTAGGTGAATTAGCACTAGGGCAAAATATGCGTATCGCATTTATGCCTTGGAATGGTTATAACTTCGAAGATTCTATCTTGATTTCAGAGCGCGTAGCTATGGAAGATCGCTTCACCACAATTCATATTCAAGAATTGAGTTGTGTCGCGCGTGACACCAAGCTTGGGCCAGAAGAAATCAGTTCTGATATTCCAAATGTCGGCGAATCTGCGTTAGGTAAATTGGATGAATCAGGCGTAGTTTACATCGGTGCTGAAGTTAAAGGCGGCGATATCTTAGTGGGTAAAGTGACACCAAAAGGTGAAACGCAACTCACACCAGAAGAGAAGCTTTTACGAGCTATTTTCGGTGAGAAAGCCTCTGACGTTAAAGATACTTCATTGCGTGTGCCTAACAGTGTTCGCGGTACGGTTATTGACGTACAAGTATTCACTCGTGACGGCGTAGAAAAAGATAAGCGTGCACTTGAAATAGAAGGCATGCAGCTACGTCAAGTGAAGAAAGATTTGTCGGATGAGTTTAATATTCTTGCTGACGGCATCTTTGCTCGTGCGAAAAACTTGTTACTAAAAGATGGTATCGAAGAGTCGCGCTTAGAATCTGCCCAACGTGAAAAATGGTTCGACCTAACCTTGTCTAACGACGATTCTCAAGCAGAGCTTGAGCAGATTGCAGATCAATTTATTGAAATTAAAGCTGATTTCGATAAGAAATTTGAGATCAAACGTCGCAAGATTACGCAAGGTGATGATCTTCAACCAGGCGTTCTTAAGATTGTTAAGGTTTATTTGGCTGTTAAACGTCAGATTCAACCTGGTGATAAGATGGCTGGTCGTCACGGAAACAAAGGTGTTATTTCAACTATTAAACCAGTTGAAGATATGCCTTACGATTCTGACGGTACGCCGGTCGACATTGTATTGAACCCGTTAGGGGTTCCGTCACGTATGAACATCGGTCAGATCTTAGAAACTCACTTAGGTATGGCAGCTCACGGAATCGGTGTGAAAATCGATCGCATGCTCAAAGAGCATGAAGAGATGACCAAGTTGCGTGGCTTCCTCAAAGAAGTGTACGGTGCTGGTAAGTCTCGCCAAGTCGTGGATCTTGATAACTTTACTGATGATGAAATCAACCGTTTAGCAGATAACTTGCGCAAGGGTGTGCCTATGGCAACACCAGTATTTGATGGTGCTACTGAAGCAGAAATCAAACACATGCTTACGCTTGCTGATATTCCGGAAAGTGGACAAATCACCTTGTTTGACGGCCGTACTGGACGCGCATTTGAACGCCCAGTAACAGTTGGCTATATGTATATGTTGAAACTTAACCACTTGGTTGATGACAAAATGCATGCTCGCTCAACTGGCTCTTACAGCTTGGTTACACAGCAACCGTTGGGTGGTAAAGCTCAATTCGGTGGTCAGCGCTTCGGAGAGATGGAAGTGTGGGCACTTGAAGCATACGGTGCTGCTTATACCTTGCAAGAGATGCTGACAGTTAAATCTGATGATGTGAATGGTCGTACTAAGATGTATAAAAACATCGTAGACGGTGATCACCGCATGGATCCTGGTATGCCTGAATCATTCAACGTATTGTTGAAAGAAATTCGCTCACTGGGTATCAACATCGAACTGGAAGAGCAATAA
- the nusG gene encoding transcription termination/antitermination protein NusG, producing MSENSENVEVSEKSDKKWYVVQAFSQYEGRVKKTLLEYIKMHEMEDSFGEILVPTEEVIEMRSGQQRRSERKFFPGYVLVQMDMNEDSWHLVKSVPRVLGFIGGTSDRPAPITEKEANAILNRLEEGVDKPKPKTLFEPGEVVRVTDGPFADFNGSVEEVDYEKSRLKVSVLIFGRSTPVELEFGQVEKG from the coding sequence ATGTCAGAAAATTCAGAAAATGTAGAAGTTTCAGAAAAATCAGACAAAAAGTGGTACGTAGTTCAAGCGTTCTCTCAATATGAAGGGCGCGTAAAAAAAACACTTCTTGAATACATCAAAATGCATGAAATGGAAGATTCATTTGGCGAGATTTTAGTGCCGACTGAAGAAGTAATTGAAATGCGTTCTGGCCAACAACGTAGAAGTGAACGTAAGTTCTTTCCTGGTTACGTGTTGGTTCAAATGGACATGAATGAAGATTCATGGCATTTAGTCAAAAGTGTTCCTCGTGTATTAGGCTTCATCGGTGGCACATCTGACCGCCCAGCACCTATTACCGAGAAAGAAGCTAACGCTATCTTGAATCGTCTTGAAGAAGGCGTTGATAAACCGAAACCTAAAACCTTGTTTGAACCAGGTGAAGTGGTGCGTGTTACTGATGGTCCATTTGCTGACTTTAATGGTTCAGTTGAAGAAGTTGACTACGAAAAGAGCCGTTTAAAAGTTTCGGTTCTTATCTTTGGTCGTTCAACACCTGTAGAGTTAGAATTCGGACAAGTAGAGAAAGGTTAA
- the rplK gene encoding 50S ribosomal protein L11: protein MAKKVTGIIKLQVAAGAANPSPPVGPALGQKGVNIMEFCKAFNAKTGDMEKGSPVPVEITVYEDRSFTFVTKTSPASYMLKKAAGIKSGSGRPNTEKVGKVTLAQLEEIAKAKEPDLTAADLDAAVRTIAGSARSMGLVVEG from the coding sequence ATGGCTAAAAAAGTCACAGGCATTATTAAGTTACAGGTTGCAGCCGGTGCTGCTAACCCAAGTCCGCCAGTTGGTCCAGCATTGGGTCAAAAAGGCGTAAATATCATGGAATTCTGTAAGGCATTTAATGCTAAAACAGGCGATATGGAAAAAGGTTCTCCGGTTCCAGTAGAAATTACTGTATACGAAGACCGTTCTTTTACCTTCGTTACCAAGACATCACCTGCTTCTTATATGCTTAAGAAAGCCGCTGGTATCAAAAGTGGTTCTGGTCGTCCTAACACTGAAAAAGTGGGTAAAGTGACACTTGCGCAATTAGAAGAAATTGCTAAAGCGAAAGAACCAGACCTAACCGCAGCTGATCTTGATGCAGCTGTCCGTACCATCGCTGGCTCTGCACGCAGCATGGGCTTGGTAGTAGAGGGATAA
- the secE gene encoding preprotein translocase subunit SecE, translated as MSEKAENSSNPLDLVKWLVVVVLLGGAVAANSIYGDISVLYRALGVVAAVVVAGFMAASTEKGSSFLTFAKDARTEVRKVVWPTRQEATQTTIIVLVATAFMSLLLWGLDLIIVQLVSFITGLGI; from the coding sequence ATGAGCGAAAAAGCGGAAAATAGTTCGAACCCACTAGACTTAGTTAAATGGCTAGTTGTAGTGGTTTTATTAGGTGGTGCAGTAGCAGCAAATTCCATCTATGGAGATATATCAGTACTTTATCGCGCACTTGGTGTTGTCGCAGCTGTGGTTGTAGCCGGTTTTATGGCCGCTTCAACTGAAAAAGGAAGCAGCTTTTTGACGTTCGCGAAAGACGCCCGCACTGAAGTGCGTAAAGTGGTTTGGCCTACGCGCCAAGAAGCTACCCAAACAACTATTATCGTTTTAGTTGCTACAGCCTTCATGTCATTACTACTGTGGGGACTTGATCTCATTATCGTACAGTTAGTTTCTTTCATCACCGGCTTAGGAATTTAG
- a CDS encoding ABC transporter ATP-binding protein: protein MFSFFEKLVEPFPQDLPEQPPKGLIAFCRYYSKGMWPAIFAVSILAAIIAVLEVSLFGFVGQLVDRLAEQNPETFLTQERSNLIWMSAVVLVILPSCVALQSLINHQTLMGNYPMRIRWQAHRYLIGQSVSFFQNEFAGRIATKVMQTALSVRQSVMQLLNLLVYISVYFLSILVMVFTIDWRLSLPLLIWLGIYITVLRFFVPRLKQVAQRQADARSVMTGRIVDSYSNIATVKLFSHTSREADYAYEGMNGFLQTVYPQMRLVTLLNTCVWFSNALLVFSISGLSIMLWLEKVVTPGDIAIAITLCLRLNGMSQWIMWEVSSLFENIGTVQDGINTLSKPTAVKDKENAQPLKVQGGAITFADVTFNYPGPEDKQIEVFKNLNIDIEPGEKVGLVGRSGAGKSTLVNLLLRFFDIQSGKILIDGQDVSDITQESLRSHISMVTQDTSLLHRSVRDNILYGRLGASEEEMLAAAKQAESHEFIQHLSDLHGETGYDAQVGERGVKLSGGQRQRIAIARVMLKDAPILILDEATSALDSEVEAAIQECLNKVMEDKTVLAIAHRLSTIAQMDRLLILDEGRIVESGTHAELLAQQGIYAKLWAHQTGGFIGVE, encoded by the coding sequence ATGTTTTCATTTTTTGAGAAATTAGTAGAACCGTTTCCCCAAGACTTACCCGAGCAACCGCCTAAAGGGCTGATAGCGTTTTGCCGTTATTATTCCAAAGGCATGTGGCCTGCGATCTTTGCGGTATCCATATTGGCGGCTATCATTGCCGTGTTAGAAGTCTCTTTATTCGGATTTGTTGGTCAATTAGTAGACCGGTTAGCAGAACAAAACCCAGAGACATTCTTAACGCAGGAGCGTTCTAACCTGATTTGGATGTCGGCGGTAGTACTCGTTATTTTGCCCAGTTGTGTGGCCCTTCAGTCATTGATTAATCATCAAACTCTTATGGGTAATTATCCCATGCGTATTCGTTGGCAGGCCCATCGTTATCTTATTGGCCAAAGTGTGAGCTTTTTCCAAAACGAGTTTGCCGGACGTATCGCCACCAAAGTCATGCAAACAGCTTTGTCTGTGCGTCAATCGGTGATGCAATTATTAAATTTATTGGTCTATATCAGCGTTTATTTCCTCAGTATTTTGGTCATGGTGTTTACTATTGATTGGCGATTGAGCTTACCGTTGCTGATTTGGTTGGGGATTTATATCACTGTATTACGTTTCTTCGTGCCTCGTCTTAAGCAGGTCGCTCAGCGTCAGGCTGATGCACGAAGCGTAATGACAGGAAGAATAGTCGACAGCTACAGTAATATTGCAACCGTTAAGCTCTTTTCACACACCAGCCGTGAAGCAGATTATGCCTATGAGGGGATGAATGGCTTCTTGCAAACCGTTTATCCGCAAATGCGTTTAGTGACACTGCTTAATACGTGTGTATGGTTTAGTAATGCATTATTGGTGTTTTCGATAAGTGGACTATCAATCATGCTTTGGTTGGAAAAAGTCGTTACTCCTGGGGATATCGCTATAGCCATTACCTTATGCTTACGTTTAAACGGCATGTCTCAATGGATCATGTGGGAGGTTTCATCGCTTTTTGAAAATATCGGTACGGTGCAAGACGGTATTAATACATTGTCTAAACCTACAGCAGTTAAAGATAAAGAGAATGCGCAGCCATTGAAAGTGCAGGGAGGGGCAATTACTTTTGCTGACGTTACATTTAATTATCCTGGGCCTGAGGATAAACAAATTGAAGTGTTTAAAAACTTAAACATCGACATCGAACCCGGAGAAAAGGTTGGCTTAGTTGGGCGATCAGGAGCGGGCAAATCAACCTTGGTTAATCTTTTATTGCGCTTTTTTGATATTCAAAGCGGTAAAATATTAATTGATGGGCAAGATGTTAGTGATATCACACAGGAGAGCCTGCGCTCACATATTAGTATGGTGACGCAAGATACGTCATTATTGCATCGCTCGGTTCGAGACAATATTCTGTACGGTCGTTTAGGCGCCAGTGAAGAAGAAATGTTAGCGGCAGCTAAGCAAGCGGAGTCACACGAATTCATTCAGCATTTGTCGGATCTGCATGGTGAAACAGGCTATGACGCACAAGTGGGCGAACGTGGGGTGAAATTATCCGGAGGCCAACGTCAACGTATCGCTATTGCCCGAGTGATGCTTAAAGATGCGCCTATTCTTATTTTAGATGAAGCGACATCCGCGCTAGATTCCGAAGTCGAAGCCGCGATACAAGAGTGTTTGAACAAGGTAATGGAAGATAAAACGGTATTGGCTATTGCCCATCGACTATCTACAATCGCACAAATGGATAGGTTACTGATCTTAGATGAGGGACGTATCGTGGAATCGGGAACCCATGCTGAACTCCTTGCGCAGCAAGGAATATATGCAAAGTTATGGGCCCATCAAACAGGCGGTTTTATTGGTGTTGAGTAA
- the rplJ gene encoding 50S ribosomal protein L10: protein MALGLAAKKEIVAEVSDIASQALSVAVAEYRGMEVSELTELRVKAREQGVYLKVVRNTLAKRALADTKFSDLESALTGPLIYGFSIEAPGGAARLFKDFAKTNAKLNVTALSIGSGLLGPDKLDAVASLPTRDEALARLLATFKAPVGKFVQTINEIPSKFVRVLAAIKETK, encoded by the coding sequence GTGGCACTAGGCTTAGCAGCAAAGAAAGAGATCGTCGCGGAAGTTAGCGATATTGCATCTCAAGCTCTATCCGTTGCCGTTGCTGAATACCGTGGTATGGAAGTATCAGAATTAACTGAACTTCGTGTTAAAGCTCGTGAGCAAGGCGTATATCTAAAAGTTGTTAGAAATACCTTAGCTAAGCGCGCATTGGCCGATACTAAGTTTTCTGATTTGGAAAGTGCCTTAACTGGTCCGTTAATTTACGGATTTTCGATTGAAGCACCAGGTGGTGCAGCGCGTCTTTTTAAAGACTTCGCTAAAACGAATGCCAAGTTAAACGTTACTGCCCTTTCTATTGGTAGTGGTCTATTGGGTCCTGATAAATTGGACGCAGTGGCATCCTTGCCTACCCGCGACGAAGCGCTTGCAAGATTGCTTGCAACCTTTAAAGCACCTGTTGGGAAATTCGTTCAAACTATTAACGAAATTCCAAGCAAGTTTGTGCGTGTATTGGCAGCGATCAAAGAAACCAAATAA